The Methanoregula sp. UBA64 genome contains the following window.
GTTGCCCGCGAAGGCGGGATCGGCATGATCGACGCACCTACCGGCAGCGGCAAGTCGAGCGTGGTTGCCGCGCTCCTTGGCGAGCGGAAAGGGCGCCGGATCGTCATCGCTGTCCGGACCGTCAGCCAGCTTTCCACCTTTGTCCGGGAGCTCGCGCTCGTAAAAAAGAAACAGCCCTCTTTGAAAACCGTGTATCTCGTCGGGAAAAAGAGCATGTGCCTGCTCGGCGGCGAAGGGGACGTGTACCGCCGCTGCGAAGGGGTCAAGGCCCTCTCCTCGTCCCTGATGCGCGACCGGGCGGAACGGGGTGCCACCATCCCCATAAAAGATCCCTTCATCGTCCAGCAGATCCGGAAAATGGACCGCGAGCACCCGCTCCTCTGCCCGTATTTTATCGCGAGCCGCCAGTTCGTGCCCGGGGACACCGGGGGAGTAAAGATGGTGCCCTCGGCTGCGGTGCGGTCGAAAGCAGAGAAGGTGCTTGCCGATCCGGTCCGGCCCCAGGAGATGACCGGGTTTGCCGGCGAGGTCTGCCCGTACGAGCTCGTGATGCACGCGGCAAAGAACGCGGACGTGATCATCCTCAACTACCACCACCTCTTCGACCAGGAGATCCGCGAGCAGCTCTACGCGAACCTCAATGTCGAGGCGCAGGACGTGATGCTCTTAATCGACGAGGCGCATAACTGCGGGGACGCGATCCAGTCGATCGAGAGCATTGCGATCTCCTCTAAAGACGTAGAGCAGGCCACCCGCGAACTCATCGGCATGAAGAGGCTGTACAAAGGGGCCGACGCGGTCCGGCACGTCCTGCCCCGCCTGACGGACTTTATCGCGGGCCTTGCAAACTCCCCCGAGCCCGAGGACTGGTTCGATCCGTCGATCTTCGACCGGATGATTGTCAAAGGATCGCTCTGGAAAGAGATGGACGATATCGTCGACGAGCTCATGGGCCTTGCCGAGTCCATCCGGGACCGCAACCAGAAGGCCGGCGAGTTCCGCGAGACCGCGATCGAAAAGCTTACGATCTTTTTGTACCGGCTCTCGCAGTCATCCCGGAACCCCGCGTTCCTTACCGTCTACAAAAAGTCCGAGGACGGGATCGTGCTCGAAGTGCGGAATATCGATCCGTCCGCCCCCTTGACCGAGATCTGCTCCACGCACGCCTGCTGCATCATGATCTCGGGAACGCTCTCGCCGGTCGAGAGCTTCCGGCGCCTGTACTTCAACGACGCGAAAGTGGCGGCCATGGCCCTCCCCAATGCATTCCCGAAGGAGAACCGGCTCGTCTGCTGCGCAACCGATATCACTACGGCCTACTCCCAGAGGCAGAGCGCCGAGAATTCGGAGAAGGTCGCGCAGTACATCGAGGCGTTTGCGGCACAGAAGAGCAACCGGGCGGTCTATTTCCCGAGCTACCAGATCCTCGAAACCTATGCGGCGCTGGTTACGCCCCGCCTGCGGCGCAAAAAGATCTACATCGAGCCCCGGGACGCCGCCAATGCCAGTGCCGCGCTCAACGAGTTCCTCTCGCTTCCCGCACAGGGAGACGCGGGCCTCCTCTTTGCGGTCTGCGGCGGGAAATGGAGCGAAGGGCTCGATTACCGGGGCGAGATGCTTGCCGGGGCAATGGTCGTGGGCCTGCCGCTTGCGCCGTTTAACCGGGTGCGGAGGATGGTGATCGAGTACTTCCGGCGCAGGTATGGCGAGGAAGGGGAGTTCATCTGCTACACGCTTCCCGCGATCAACAAGGCGCTCCAGGCACTGGGAAGGGTCCTGCGCACGCCCGAGGACCGGGGCGTGCTCGTATTCGGCGAGAAGAGGTTCCTGGAAAGAAGGGTGCGCCAGGCGCTTCCCGCGTGGATCCAGGAAGAGCTGGTGGAATGCGATCATGCAGCATTCCGGGAGCTGGTGACGAAATGGAAGTGACCGGGGGTTCGTGCCGGCTCGGGCTCTGGCACGTGCATGTCTGGTGGGCGAACGATACCGTCCACCGGGTCAGGTTCTCGACCACCGGGCTCTCCGGCCCGGTGCCTGCACCGATCCTTCAGTACTGCGCCGGCCGCGTGGCCGACCTGTCGGGGCTTGCCACGATCGCCTGCGAAGGCGACACCCCGTCTGCCCGGATCTACCAGGCTGTCCGCGCAGTCCCCTACGGGAGCACTGCAACCTATGGCGAGATCGCGGCGCAGGTCGGCACCTCTCCGCGTGCGGTTGGCCGGGCAATGGCAAACAACCCGACACCGCTTGTCGTGCCCTGCCACCGGATCGTGGCGGCGCACGGTATCGGCGGCTTCTCCCCGGCCCTCGAGATCAAGGAGCTGCTCCTTGCCCTGGAAAAAAAGGGCCTGGGAAAAGAGAGACAGAAGGCCCGGCAGCACCCGGGATCGCTCTGACGCGGGGGGGCGCGGGGCTATCGGTATATCTAATTGCCATACGGGAGAATATATGTCCGTTTTTAGGTGCATGCAATGAAGGTTCTCGTGCTGGGAGCAGGAGCGGTCGGGCTGTCGGTTGCAGCAAAACTCTCCCGCGTCTCTGAGGTCCATGCGGTGGCACGGAAAAAGACCGCCGATGCCATCAACGCCGGCGGGTTCCGGCTCACCGGCATCTGGGGAACGGACACGCACCGGTTCAGTGTCTCGGATACCGTCCCCGCCGGCGCCCGGTACGATTATGCAATTATCAC
Protein-coding sequences here:
- a CDS encoding ATP-dependent DNA helicase, producing MESFDPFFPYSEYRPHQREMLAFAATVAREGGIGMIDAPTGSGKSSVVAALLGERKGRRIVIAVRTVSQLSTFVRELALVKKKQPSLKTVYLVGKKSMCLLGGEGDVYRRCEGVKALSSSLMRDRAERGATIPIKDPFIVQQIRKMDREHPLLCPYFIASRQFVPGDTGGVKMVPSAAVRSKAEKVLADPVRPQEMTGFAGEVCPYELVMHAAKNADVIILNYHHLFDQEIREQLYANLNVEAQDVMLLIDEAHNCGDAIQSIESIAISSKDVEQATRELIGMKRLYKGADAVRHVLPRLTDFIAGLANSPEPEDWFDPSIFDRMIVKGSLWKEMDDIVDELMGLAESIRDRNQKAGEFRETAIEKLTIFLYRLSQSSRNPAFLTVYKKSEDGIVLEVRNIDPSAPLTEICSTHACCIMISGTLSPVESFRRLYFNDAKVAAMALPNAFPKENRLVCCATDITTAYSQRQSAENSEKVAQYIEAFAAQKSNRAVYFPSYQILETYAALVTPRLRRKKIYIEPRDAANASAALNEFLSLPAQGDAGLLFAVCGGKWSEGLDYRGEMLAGAMVVGLPLAPFNRVRRMVIEYFRRRYGEEGEFICYTLPAINKALQALGRVLRTPEDRGVLVFGEKRFLERRVRQALPAWIQEELVECDHAAFRELVTKWK
- a CDS encoding methylated-DNA--[protein]-cysteine S-methyltransferase: MEVTGGSCRLGLWHVHVWWANDTVHRVRFSTTGLSGPVPAPILQYCAGRVADLSGLATIACEGDTPSARIYQAVRAVPYGSTATYGEIAAQVGTSPRAVGRAMANNPTPLVVPCHRIVAAHGIGGFSPALEIKELLLALEKKGLGKERQKARQHPGSL